The segment CGCCCTGAACGGTCCTGAGGACGTTAAGAGCATGCAGGCCGTGCAGAAAGGATACCGGCTCACGCCGCTCTCTGCCTTTGAACACGATCATGCTCCCGCTGCAGCGCCTAAGCTGAACTTTCCGGTATGGAACGAGGCGAAGGCAACGTCTATCGACTTCATCGCCTATCTGAATTTCTTGCTGCAGTTCACGCAACCGCCCGCACCGTCCGAAGCGGAACTCATGCGGCGCTTCGCCAAGATTGGCATTGCGCCGGGCCGGCGTTTCGACGCATCTGCCTTATCGCCGGACATGAAGCAGAGCATCGCGGCGGGCGTCGCGGATGGAAAAGCCGCGCTCGACGATGCCATGAAGCACACGACCAGTTCTTATGATCTCTTCGGCACGCGGGACGACCTTAAGGGAAACTATCTGACGCGCGCCGTGGCTGCCGCGATGGGAATTTACGGCAACACCAAGGAAGAGGCGGTGTATGTCGGCACTCGACTGGGTGCCGATCACCAACAATTGATGGGCTCGCAACCTTACGTCGTTCATTTCGACAAGAAAGAGCTGCCGCCTGCACGCTTCTTCTGGTCAATGACAATGTACGACTTGCCAGGCCGGCACCTCGTCGCGAATCCCATCAAGCGATACTCGATCGGCGACCGCACCAAAGGCATCAAATACGGTGCCGATGGCTCGCTCGATATCTATCTACAGCACGCTTCGCCCGGAGCAG is part of the Caballeronia sp. TF1N1 genome and harbors:
- a CDS encoding DUF1254 domain-containing protein, which produces MHRVITRFGTIALSLLFLAPGAYSQDTVSPEEARGIAMDAFIYAYPMLFNYKTMYEQAVDPKSKSYVGGFGKFRNYSQPYSPENKDIVTPNNDTPYSWAWLDLRREPWVLTVPRVPDERYYVFQWIDLFTYNFAYVGSRTTGNGAGHYLFAGPNWHGETPKGVDKVFRSETDFILTLGRTALNGPEDVKSMQAVQKGYRLTPLSAFEHDHAPAAAPKLNFPVWNEAKATSIDFIAYLNFLLQFTQPPAPSEAELMRRFAKIGIAPGRRFDASALSPDMKQSIAAGVADGKAALDDAMKHTTSSYDLFGTRDDLKGNYLTRAVAAAMGIYGNTKEEAVYVGTRLGADHQQLMGSQPYVVHFDKKELPPARFFWSMTMYDLPGRHLVANPIKRYSIGDRTKGIKYGADGSLDIYLQHASPGADKESNWLPAPNGPYDVIARIYGPDPSVFDGTWKFPVPQKR